A stretch of Candidatus Binatia bacterium DNA encodes these proteins:
- a CDS encoding nuclear transport factor 2 family protein, giving the protein MSIETGVIYPERFEGTDRTEAEERNIAIVKEVFEAYSRTDFAFLNTKTIPDAEVGVAWLTPERIRAHTDDLNFVAKTFTNGMRFEIQNVVVDGNKICVQWHDEAETAHGKIYTNDGLSIFVFEDDGRVRSYLEYVDLDRVFAAI; this is encoded by the coding sequence ATGAGCATCGAGACAGGGGTCATCTATCCTGAGCGTTTTGAGGGCACCGACCGCACCGAGGCCGAAGAGCGCAACATCGCGATCGTGAAGGAGGTTTTCGAGGCCTACTCCCGGACCGACTTCGCCTTCCTCAACACCAAGACCATCCCCGACGCGGAGGTCGGAGTGGCCTGGCTCACGCCCGAGCGGATTCGCGCCCACACCGACGATCTCAACTTCGTGGCCAAGACGTTCACGAACGGCATGCGGTTCGAGATCCAGAACGTCGTCGTCGACGGCAACAAGATCTGCGTCCAATGGCACGACGAGGCGGAAACCGCCCACGGGAAGATCTACACCAACGACGGGCTGTCAATCTTTGTATTCGAGGACGACGGTCGGGTCCGAAGCTACCTCGAATACGTCGACTTAGACCGCGTCTTCGCCGCGATTTGA